The following proteins come from a genomic window of Limosilactobacillus reuteri:
- the lgt gene encoding prolipoprotein diacylglyceryl transferase — MINQGIKAALNPIAFQGGPFTIHWYGVIIASGVVLALLLAVREGKRLGISEDDFYDYLLWALPIAIICARIYYVVFQWSYYSQHPSEIIAIWDGGIAIYGAILGGFIVLLGFCHYRHLSSWLMMDIIAPTLIMAQGIGRWGNFMNQEAFGDITTRAHLMAQHIPNWIINQMYIGGHYRIPTFLYESLWDLTGFALLMLLRHRKHLFRRGEIFLTYVMWYAFGRFFIEGMRTDSLMLGSIRISQLLSVVFFVSALVILIIRRHKNIPWYYNGINKN; from the coding sequence ATGATTAATCAAGGAATAAAAGCTGCCTTAAACCCAATTGCGTTCCAAGGTGGTCCGTTTACTATCCATTGGTATGGCGTAATTATTGCTAGTGGGGTAGTTTTGGCTCTTTTATTAGCTGTTCGTGAAGGAAAGAGACTGGGAATTTCTGAAGATGATTTTTATGATTATCTTCTATGGGCGCTTCCGATTGCGATAATTTGCGCACGGATTTACTATGTCGTATTTCAGTGGAGCTATTATTCCCAGCATCCAAGTGAGATTATTGCTATCTGGGATGGTGGGATTGCAATATATGGAGCAATTTTAGGGGGCTTTATTGTTTTACTTGGCTTTTGCCATTATCGGCACCTATCTAGTTGGTTGATGATGGACATTATTGCCCCGACCCTTATCATGGCTCAAGGAATTGGCCGATGGGGTAACTTTATGAACCAAGAGGCATTTGGTGATATAACGACGCGAGCGCATTTAATGGCTCAGCATATCCCGAATTGGATAATAAACCAAATGTATATTGGTGGTCACTATCGAATTCCAACGTTCTTATATGAGTCATTATGGGATTTAACCGGTTTTGCATTATTAATGTTACTTCGCCATCGCAAACATTTATTTCGTCGCGGTGAAATTTTCTTAACCTATGTAATGTGGTATGCGTTTGGCCGTTTCTTTATTGAAGGTATGCGAACTGATAGTTTAATGCTTGGAAGTATTCGTATTTCACAGTTACTTTCTGTAGTGTTTTTTGTTAGTGCATTAGTAATACTAATAATTCGACGTCATAAAAATATTCCGTGGTATTATAACGGAATAAACAAAAATTAA
- the hprK gene encoding HPr(Ser) kinase/phosphatase has protein sequence MPNNVTVQELVDKVRLKVLQGEDYLQRKITTSDISRPALEFAGYFKHYPAARIQLLGITETSFAKDLTHEQREEYMTKMCMPQTPCFVISTNLPIPKELKKAAEDAKIPILGTHLTSSQILSNMTSYLLERLAPRKSLHGVLVDISGVGVLITGDSGVGKSETALELVRRGHRLIADDRVEVYARDEQTLVGTAPQILKHLMEIRGIGIIDVSTLYGTGAIMPSDQISLIVHLETWTPDVQFDRLGDRGDTQTIQGVIVPKVSVPVKTGRNLAIIIESAAMNYRAETMGYDATETFDRNLNQLIKQNSERDSKNNKGSAN, from the coding sequence ATGCCAAACAATGTAACGGTGCAAGAATTAGTTGATAAGGTCCGGTTAAAAGTCTTACAAGGAGAAGATTACCTCCAACGCAAGATAACAACTAGTGATATTTCACGGCCAGCTCTTGAATTTGCAGGATATTTCAAGCATTATCCCGCAGCACGGATTCAATTGTTAGGAATTACCGAAACCTCATTTGCTAAAGATTTAACTCATGAGCAACGTGAGGAATACATGACAAAAATGTGTATGCCACAAACACCATGTTTTGTTATCTCAACTAATTTGCCGATTCCTAAGGAGCTAAAGAAGGCGGCTGAAGATGCAAAAATTCCAATTTTGGGAACGCACTTAACCTCTTCTCAAATATTAAGTAACATGACTTCTTACTTACTGGAACGTTTGGCACCACGAAAATCTCTCCATGGTGTATTAGTTGATATAAGTGGGGTTGGAGTACTTATTACCGGTGATTCAGGAGTTGGTAAGAGTGAAACCGCGTTGGAACTTGTGCGTCGTGGACACCGACTGATTGCTGATGATCGAGTAGAAGTTTACGCTCGTGACGAACAGACCTTGGTAGGAACTGCTCCACAAATTTTAAAACACTTAATGGAAATTCGTGGAATTGGAATTATTGATGTCTCTACTCTTTATGGGACAGGAGCAATTATGCCTTCTGATCAAATCAGTTTAATTGTACATCTCGAAACGTGGACTCCGGATGTACAATTTGATCGTCTTGGTGATCGTGGAGATACCCAAACAATTCAAGGCGTTATTGTACCTAAAGTTTCTGTCCCGGTTAAAACCGGTCGTAATTTAGCGATTATTATTGAGTCAGCCGCAATGAATTATCGGGCTGAGACAATGGGATATGATGCTACCGAAACATTTGATCGAAACCTTAACCAGTTAATTAAGCAGAATTCGGAACGTGATAGTAAGAATAATAAGGGGTCGGCAAACTAG
- a CDS encoding NAD(P)H-dependent glycerol-3-phosphate dehydrogenase has translation MAEKIAVLGAGSWGSVLANMLTENGHDVTLWSRNEKQVKQLNTEHTNPRYMKDFVYSTKLTATTDMKEAVKDVNVVLIVIPTKGLREVAKQLNAILTELHQKPLIIHATKGLEQNTYKRPSEMLSEDISPENRQAIVVLSGPSHAEDVAIKDMTAVTAACEDLASAKKAQKLFSNSYFRVYTNDDVIGAEFGAALKNIIAIGAGAIQGLGYHDNARAALITRGLAEIRRLGVAFGANPMTFIGLSGVGDLVVTATSKNSRNWRAGYQLGQEKNLQDVIDNMGMVIEGVYTTKAAYELSRKRQVQMPITEALYRVLYEGEDIKTAISQLMDRDLTSENE, from the coding sequence ATGGCAGAAAAAATTGCTGTTTTAGGTGCTGGTTCGTGGGGCAGTGTTTTAGCAAACATGCTTACAGAAAATGGCCACGATGTAACATTATGGTCTCGTAATGAGAAACAAGTTAAGCAATTAAATACTGAACATACAAATCCTCGCTACATGAAAGATTTTGTTTATTCTACTAAATTAACAGCAACAACGGATATGAAAGAAGCTGTTAAGGATGTCAATGTGGTCCTGATTGTAATTCCAACAAAGGGTCTTCGTGAAGTTGCTAAGCAATTAAATGCAATTTTGACTGAATTACATCAAAAACCGTTAATTATTCACGCAACGAAAGGCTTAGAACAAAATACTTATAAGCGGCCATCGGAAATGCTTAGCGAAGATATTTCTCCTGAAAACCGTCAGGCAATTGTTGTTTTATCGGGTCCAAGTCATGCTGAAGATGTGGCGATTAAAGATATGACAGCTGTAACCGCAGCTTGTGAGGACCTGGCCAGTGCTAAAAAGGCGCAGAAGTTATTTAGTAATTCTTATTTCCGTGTGTACACTAACGACGATGTAATTGGTGCCGAATTTGGAGCAGCCTTAAAGAATATTATTGCAATTGGTGCTGGAGCTATCCAAGGCCTTGGCTACCATGATAATGCACGAGCAGCTTTGATTACTCGTGGGCTTGCAGAAATTCGTCGTCTGGGAGTTGCTTTTGGGGCCAACCCAATGACTTTTATTGGCCTTTCTGGTGTTGGTGACCTTGTTGTTACTGCTACCAGTAAAAATTCTCGAAATTGGCGTGCTGGCTATCAATTGGGGCAAGAAAAAAATCTTCAAGATGTAATTGACAACATGGGAATGGTTATCGAAGGTGTCTATACTACTAAAGCCGCTTATGAATTAAGTCGTAAACGACAAGTACAGATGCCAATTACCGAAGCTCTTTACCGTGTTTTGTATGAAGGCGAAGATATTAAAACTGCAATTTCTCAATTAATGGACCGAGATCTTACTTCAGAAAACGAATAA
- the prfB gene encoding peptide chain release factor 2 (programmed frameshift) — translation MELSEAKKQVESMQKEVTHFGGLFDLDALDERIAEIEQEMAQPDFWNDNEQAQKVIAENNILKEKRDTFVNLRDQIGDLETSIELLTVEPDDDLQRDFEVSFTKTQKALEQYRLTQLLDGEYDAKNVILEIHPGAGGTEAQDWGEMLLRMYVRWGEQHGFSVETASYEAGDEAGIKSVTLLIKGHNAFGYLRSEKGVHRLVRISPFDAAGRRHTSFASVDVMPELDDSVEVDIDPSDLRVDTFRSSGAGGQHINKTESAVRITHIPTGIVTSSQAERSQLQNRVTAMNMLKSKLYELEEEKKAKKRAEIEGEQLDIGWGSQIRSYVFHPYTLVKDNRTGYETHNGQAVMDGELDPFIDAFLQWKLSQKNPQ, via the exons GTGGAATTAAGCGAAGCAAAAAAACAAGTAGAATCAATGCAAAAAGAAGTTACGCACTTC GGAGGTCTCTTTGACCTTGATGCACTAGATGAACGCATTGCGGAAATTGAACAAGAAATGGCTCAGCCAGACTTTTGGAATGACAATGAGCAGGCACAAAAGGTCATTGCGGAAAATAATATTTTAAAAGAAAAACGGGATACCTTTGTAAATTTACGTGATCAGATTGGTGATCTTGAAACATCGATTGAATTGCTCACGGTTGAACCGGACGATGATTTACAAAGAGATTTTGAAGTATCATTTACAAAAACCCAAAAGGCTTTAGAACAGTATCGATTGACGCAACTTCTTGATGGGGAGTATGACGCTAAAAATGTTATCTTAGAAATTCATCCGGGAGCTGGTGGAACTGAGGCCCAAGATTGGGGTGAAATGCTTCTGCGGATGTATGTTCGTTGGGGTGAGCAGCATGGCTTCTCTGTTGAAACAGCGAGTTATGAAGCTGGTGATGAAGCTGGTATCAAGAGTGTTACGCTACTAATTAAAGGACATAATGCATTTGGTTATCTTCGTAGTGAAAAGGGAGTCCATCGGCTTGTTCGAATTTCTCCATTTGATGCGGCCGGTCGGCGTCATACCTCATTTGCTTCGGTTGATGTAATGCCAGAGTTGGATGATAGTGTTGAAGTTGATATTGATCCGTCAGATTTACGAGTTGATACTTTCCGGTCTAGTGGTGCTGGTGGTCAACATATTAACAAAACAGAATCTGCTGTTCGGATTACGCATATTCCAACCGGGATTGTAACCTCTTCTCAAGCTGAACGATCTCAACTCCAAAACCGAGTGACTGCAATGAATATGTTAAAATCAAAGTTGTATGAACTGGAAGAAGAAAAGAAAGCTAAAAAGCGGGCAGAAATTGAGGGCGAACAACTTGATATCGGTTGGGGTTCACAAATCCGTTCATATGTTTTTCACCCATACACCCTAGTCAAGGATAACCGAACTGGCTATGAAACTCATAATGGACAAGCCGTAATGGATGGGGAGCTTGATCCATTTATTGATGCTTTCTTACAATGGAAACTTAGTCAAAAGAATCCTCAATAA
- a CDS encoding PspC domain-containing protein: protein MRESQHKRLTRSGSDRMIAGVFGGIGQYFKIQPNILRILYVLLTIFTGFVPGIIIYIILIIIMPADPQKNDLLGFLKSFGESQRTSQQPHQRSRRTLTNVEEKDIKRNGRS from the coding sequence GTGCGCGAAAGTCAACATAAAAGATTAACTCGCTCGGGATCAGATCGAATGATAGCTGGTGTATTTGGCGGAATTGGCCAGTACTTTAAGATTCAGCCAAATATTTTACGTATTTTATATGTCTTACTGACTATTTTTACCGGTTTTGTTCCGGGCATTATTATCTACATTATTTTAATAATAATAATGCCTGCTGATCCGCAAAAAAACGATTTACTAGGATTTTTAAAGTCCTTCGGTGAATCACAAAGAACATCTCAACAGCCTCACCAACGTTCTCGGCGGACTTTAACGAATGTCGAGGAAAAAGACATTAAAAGAAATGGAAGATCATGA
- a CDS encoding phage holin family protein, whose protein sequence is MEFWKRVLIDTILFIALAGLFAGTGMFYITSAWIAPLASFVLAILNVAIKPILVILSLPINILTLGLFSVVINGIMLQLTSMLVGSANFHFSSFGSAMLIAIIMAIFNAVITSHEDRL, encoded by the coding sequence ATGGAATTTTGGAAACGAGTATTGATTGATACAATCCTTTTTATTGCCCTTGCTGGTTTATTTGCCGGAACAGGGATGTTTTATATCACAAGTGCCTGGATTGCACCATTGGCAAGCTTTGTTTTAGCAATTTTAAACGTTGCTATTAAGCCAATTTTAGTAATTTTATCGTTGCCGATTAATATTTTGACCCTGGGCCTTTTTAGTGTTGTAATTAATGGAATTATGCTACAACTAACATCGATGCTTGTCGGGTCGGCAAACTTTCATTTTTCGTCATTTGGTTCTGCAATGTTGATTGCAATTATCATGGCAATCTTCAATGCAGTTATCACAAGCCACGAGGATAGATTGTAA